The DNA segment GCGACGGCGTGGGGACTTATGGGGATCGAAAAGGATTCTTACTTCAACGCGGGCGTGCTTGTCATGGATCTTAAAAAAATACGCGAAGAACATTCGTTCCTGCAAGAGGTCGAGGTCTTTTACAGCCGTTATAAAAAATGCATCACGCTTGCCGACCAGGACTGTCTCAATCATATTTTCGCAGGAGATGTCGCCTATCTGGATCATAGATTCAACAGGATAGATTTGGACAGCTACACGAAGGACGGCGAACGCTCCATCTGGCATATGGCCGGCGGAGCAAAACCCTGGACGCTCTGCTCTACCGGCGGTGTAGATGAACTTTACTGGCATTACCTCACGAAGACGGCCTACTGCAGAAACAGCGACGAGCTTATATCGCAGATGGTTGGAAGCCTTTGCGCCTCTTCATTCATGCACCGACACTCGTCCCACTGCATCAAGAGGCTCAAACGTCAGCTTGCGGACAATATTTTCAGGAGCCATATCTGGACCATACCTCACATGTATGTGATGAAGCTTAAGTTCGCCTTAGGCATAGAAAGGCCGCATAAACGATGAACATAGTCGAGATACTGCCTGAGCTTGACATAGGCGGCGTAGAGCGGCACGTTATTGACTTGACGGCGGAACTTGCGCGACGCGGCCA comes from the Cloacibacillus sp. genome and includes:
- a CDS encoding glycosyltransferase family 8 protein is translated as MLKDDYIHIALAFCDPKGTYARHAAVVMASMFENTQAPLCVHIIHDDTLSAFNREKFEATAEAYGQTLDFVNVESLLEKTAIDVSKLTIDGARGTLFRLLIPDLIDAEKLLYLDCDLIIDLDIADFWNAPIDGHALGAVRDVWSLDYLRGEPVPWRYATAWGLMGIEKDSYFNAGVLVMDLKKIREEHSFLQEVEVFYSRYKKCITLADQDCLNHIFAGDVAYLDHRFNRIDLDSYTKDGERSIWHMAGGAKPWTLCSTGGVDELYWHYLTKTAYCRNSDELISQMVGSLCASSFMHRHSSHCIKRLKRQLADNIFRSHIWTIPHMYVMKLKFALGIERPHKR